The sequence TGGCCTGACTCGGGCAAGTGTCGCAGGCATCACCGATCCCATCACCGTCCGTATCCCGGTTGGTGGGATCCGGGACAAAGGGACAGGTATCGATCTCTCCGCAACGGTTGTCGCCATCGGCGTCGTTGAACGAATCCTGGGGACAGTTATCGCAGGCGTCGCCGATCCTGTCGTAGTCGACATCTTCCTGCCCGGGATTCGGAACGGCAGGACAGTTGTCGCGACAGTCCGGAATCCCGTCGTCGTCACCATCCCCCTCCTGGGCCGGCGGTGCCGGCCAGTTGGGATCGTTGCAGTCGTTGTTCACTCCATCGCAGACCTCCGGTGCGCCGGGGTACACCGAGCCGTCACCGTCGTCGCAGTCTCCCGCGCACTCCGACGTGCCGTCACCGTCGTCGTCCGTCTCGTCCGCCGGAACCGCCGGCCAGTTCGGGTCGTCGCAGTCGTTGTTCTTCCCATCGCAGACCTGGGCCGCACCGGGGTACACCGTGCCGTCACCGTCATCACAGTCGCCGCCGCCATTGGCGGGGTCCGGGTTGCACGCGGCATCCTGGAAAGTGTCGAGGTCCGCATCGGGACA is a genomic window of Acidobacteriota bacterium containing:
- a CDS encoding putative metal-binding motif-containing protein, whose protein sequence is CPDADLDTFQDAACNPDPANGGGDCDDGDGTVYPGAAQVCDGKNNDCDDPNWPAVPADETDDDGDGTSECAGDCDDGDGSVYPGAPEVCDGVNNDCNDPNWPAPPAQEGDGDDDGIPDCRDNCPAVPNPGQEDVDYDRIGDACDNCPQDSFNDADGDNRCGEIDTCPFVPDPTNRDTDGDGIGDACDTCPSQANNGTPDIDGDGKQGLCDNDEDGDGIDNQADPDADNDGIPNDGDGSGTIGDNPCLPGQVFLCDDNCPLAPNPDQADEDADGTGDACDGRDSLSAYLEMHAAGDEGATWPWLAWQPEDAAVGYSVYRGEAGGTPAAHAGECYHHSVLTLYTPAEENPPPATAWTYLVAPVFDTGEGGLGRGSDGGARRPSSSCP